A window of the Plasmodium vivax chromosome 12, whole genome shotgun sequence genome harbors these coding sequences:
- a CDS encoding hypothetical protein, conserved (encoded by transcript PVX_083055A), whose product MLHLIWFSSHNKYDECKITELKSLLHIFGYEDEGEALLNDRDKHKGEVFVKVNLPEDIDWKSVISRSVLIKGIIQVWSEGTTYDEVLNDLLKKEHLFSSNLEDKKWRFHFNSFGKMVSQNDKVKKMEHFKIILDKYPKVDLSSPEVELSLLEEYDQGNLGILKKIFFGKSMALRKNNKTLVYRRNDEGHMINDVRTKKTQLAWWIHYSLNKRPVLGPTTTDNELAFLMCNIAKVKAGHIVLDPFVGSGGLLITSSIFNAICVGNDIDIRLLKGYKIAYLNPHMQHKSRNKNIFENFLHYDLSLPEILVSDNSKPVWNAFHKPWVDAIVTDPPYGNRATVRICLRNTRTGAPAEGDNSDGEDGGDSGESADNRDRCDVGDKSGPGSPPQCDVGDKEGPGPPPQCNIVDRKRAHCLDAAEV is encoded by the exons ATGTTGCATCTCATATGGTTCAGCAGCCACAACAAATATGATGAGTGCAAAATCACGGAATTAAAATCGCTGCTGCATATATTCGGGTACGAGGATGAGGGGGAGGCACTGCTGAATGACAGGGACAAACACAAGGGCGAAGTGTTTGTCAAGGTGAACCTCCCAGAAGATATAGATTGGAAGAGCGTAATTTCGAGAAGCGTTTTAATAAAAGGGATTATACAAGTGTGGAGTGAAGGGACAACATACGATGAGGTATTAAACGACTTGCTAAAGAAGGAGCACCTATTTTCCAGCAATTTGGAGGATAAAAAATGGCGTTTTCATTTCAACTCCTTTGGGAAAATGGTCAGCCAAAAtgataaagtaaaaaaaatggagcattttaaaattatactcGATAAGTATCCTAAAGTCGATTTGTCATCCCCGGAAGTGGAGTTAAGTCTTCTGGAAGAGTATGACCAGGGCAACCTcggaattttaaaaaaaatattttttgggaaATCCATGGCCCTACGAAAGAACAACAAAACTTTAGTGTATAGAAGAAACGACGAAGGTCACATGATAAACGATGTAAGAACCAAAAAGACGCAACTAGCATGGTGGATACATTACTCTCTAAATAAGAGACCCGTTCTGGGCCCCACCACAACTGACAACGAGTTAGCATTCCTCATGTGTAATATAGCCAAAGTGAAGGCAGGCCATATTGTCTTGGATCCCTTCGTTGGGTCTGGAGGGCTGCTAATCACgtcctccatttttaacgCCATATGTGTAGGCAATGACATTGACATAAGGCTACTCAAGGGATATAAAATCGCCTACTTGAATCCTCATATGCAACATAAAAGtaggaataaaaatatttttgaaaattttttgcattatgATTTGAGCCTTCCGGAGATTCTCGTGTCCGATAATTCGAAGCCCGTCTGGAATGCCTTTCACAAACCCTGGGTGGACGCCATCGTTACGGACCCGCCGTATGGGAACAGGGCCACCGTCCGCATATGCCTCAGGAATACCCGCACGGGGGCCCCTGCCGAGGGGGATAACAGCGATGGCGAAGATGGCGGCGATAGCGGCGAAAGTGCGGATAACCGCGACAGGTGCGACGTTGGCGATAAAAGCGGACCGGGATCCCCTCCCCAGTGCGACGTTGGTGATAAGGAAGGACCGGGACCCCCTCCCCAGTGCAACATCGTGGACCGTAAAAGA GCTCATTGTCTCGATGCAGCGGAAGTGTAG
- a CDS encoding hypothetical protein, conserved (encoded by transcript PVX_083050A) yields the protein MNNNFQNENFKEDNYIKAWIKQSENPELYKNWNDIEEQSYPNELVKVVDFNNFNSNLINTIMTEHSLEMSKKKKKRKAYSLFYSNEINPESYNHTCNEEYPNYYHNCMYPSCDDSDVKYFSSLDKTPVGGSMADRPKLQLKEEKKRMSIKKMKRENICTENNYNDMMICGNFINSSSPLIKLKELTKPSYGSESTSEFFNNYEFETPVKVLSSKKKSYDYKNKKDNSTTNTTKENSSQENASSNNSETKRTINFSNKTEDFNDLHYNSENDYLTSSEYVDDDDSSRCSNKKQSEVNFLGQRLDYKVVGNVINISKDHPHFTML from the coding sequence atgaataataattttcaaaatgaaaatttcaaAGAAGACAATTATATTAAGGCCTGGATCAAGCAGTCGGAAAACCCGGagctttataaaaattggaaCGATATAGAGGAACAGAGCTACCCAAACGAATTGGTCAAAGTTGTAGATTTTAACAATTTCAATAGTAACCTTATAAACACAATTATGACTGAGCATTCTCTGGAaatgtccaaaaaaaaaaaaaaaagaaaagcctACAGTTTATTTTATAGTAATGAAATAAACCCTGAAAGTTATAATCACACATGTAATGAGGAGTATCCCAATTATTACCATAACTGTATGTACCCATCATGCGATGACAGTGacgtaaaatatttttcctctttggaTAAAACCCctgtggggggaagcatGGCTGATAGGCCCAAGTTACAattgaaggaagaaaaaaaacgtatgtccattaaaaaaatgaaaagggaaaatatttgcacagaaaataattacaacGATATGATGATCTGtggcaattttattaactccTCCTCTCcacttataaaattaaaagaattaacaAAACCGAGTTATGGAAGTGAAAGTAcaagtgaattttttaataattacgAATTTGAAACACCAGTTAAAGTTCTTAGCTCCAAGAAAAAATCctatgattataaaaataaaaaagataacaGCACTACCAACACGACCAAGGAGAACTCCTCGCAGGAAAACGCCTCATCCAATAACAGCGAAACTAAGAGGACCATCAATTTTTCCAATAAGACGGAGGATTTCAACGACCTGCATTACAACTCTGAAAACGATTACTTGACGTCTTCCGAATATGTGGACGACGATGACTCGTCCAGGTGCTCGAACAAGAAGCAGAGCGAGGTGAACTTCCTCGGCCAGCGATTGGACTACAAGGTCGTCGGCAACGTCATAAATATTTCCAAGGACCACCCGCATTTTACCATGTTGTGA
- a CDS encoding phosphoethanolamine N-methyltransferase, putative (encoded by transcript PVX_083045A): MISEPVDIKYLENNQYSDEGIKAYEFIFGEDYISSGGIIATTKILSDIQLDANSKVLDIGSGLGGGCKYINEKYGAHVHGVDICEKMVTIAKLRNQDKAKIEFEAKDILKKDFPESTFDMIYSRDSILHLSYADKKMLFEKCYKWLKPNGILLITDYCADKIENWDEEFKAYIKKRKYTLMPIQEYGDLIKSCKFQNVEAKDISDYWLELLQLELSKLEEKKEEFLKVYSIKEYNSLKDGWTRKIKDTKRDLQKWGYFKAQKMI, from the exons ATGATTAGCGAACCAGTAGATATCAAATACTTAGAGAACAACCAATACTCTGATGAAG GAATAAAAGCCTATGAATTTATATTtggaga GGATTACATTTCCTCTGGAGGAATAATCGCAACAACGAAAATTTTGAGCGACATACAGTTGGACGCAAATTCGAAAGTGCTAG ACATCGGCTCCGGCCTGGGAGGCGGCTGCAAgtacataaatgaaaagtaCGGCGCGCACGTGCACGGAGTGGACATCTGCGAAAAGATGGTCACCATCGCCAAGCTCAGAAACCAAGATAAAGCAAAGATCGAATTTGAAGCAAAGgatattctaaaaaaagATTTCCCAGAAAGTACCTTTGACATGATATACAGCAGAGactccattttgcatttgtCCTATgcagacaaaaaaatgttatttgaaaaatgctaCAAGTGGCTAAAGCCAAATGGAATTCTTTTGATCACCGACTACTGTGCTGATAAGATAGAAAACTGGGATGAAGAATTCAAGGCCTACATTAAGAAGAGAAAGTATACCCTCATGCCTATACAAGAATATGGGGATTTGATTAAGTCCTGCAAGTTCCAAAATGTGGAGGCAAAGGATATAAGCGATTACTGGCTGGAGTTACTACAGTTGGAACTTAGCAAattggaggaaaagaaagaagagtTCTTGAAGGTGTATTCCATTAAGGAGTATAACTCCTTGAAGGATGGCTGGACCCGAAAGATTAAGGACACCAAGAGGGATCTGCAGAAGTGGGGCTACTTCAAGGCGCAGAAGATGATCTGA